The Mycobacteriales bacterium sequence CGCGGTGGAGGAGGCCACCGACCAACTCGCCTCCGAGGCCGCATCCTCGAACGGCGCCGCGGTCGAGCCTGCGGTCGAGCGGGTGCAGCGCCGGGTGCAGGCGCTCCGGCAGGCCCTCGGTGCGCTCGACCCGCAGGATGTGGTCTCGGGTGCAACCCGCCACGAGTTCGGGTGAGATGAGTCCATGACTCGCCACATCGGCATCCTGCTGTTCCCCGACGTCGAAGAACTGGATGCGATCGGTCCCTGGGAGGTCCTCTCCTATTGGACCCAGACCTTTCCCGAGGACGGGTACTCGGTTTCCTGCCTCGCCCGCGAAGGCGGAGTCGTCCCGTGCGCGCACGGGCTGAGCGTCGTCGCACATCACTCGTTCGACGACACTCCGCCACTGGAGATCCTGGTGCACCCGGGCGGACGGGGCACCCGGCCGCTGCTGCACGACGAGGCTCATCTGAAGTGGGTCCGGAGTCAGCGTCGGCAGGCGCCGTTGCTGACCAGCGTCTGCACGGGATC is a genomic window containing:
- a CDS encoding DJ-1/PfpI family protein; this encodes MTRHIGILLFPDVEELDAIGPWEVLSYWTQTFPEDGYSVSCLAREGGVVPCAHGLSVVAHHSFDDTPPLEILVHPGGRGTRPLLHDEAHLKWVRSQRRQAPLLTSVCTGS